From Streptomyces sp. NBC_00683, one genomic window encodes:
- a CDS encoding ArsR/SmtB family transcription factor has product MARMTPHGPAASHLAALASLLADETRAAFCLALLDGRAWTAGELARHAGVAPSTASEHLGKLVAGGLLTQERQGRHRYVRLAGSRTARLVEELAAHALPERDEERPRTLRAAGISSALARGRTCYDHLAGRLGITVTDAMTVRGLLRQDTGFALTDEGLDWFAALGIVLEPDGRRPLARECLDWTERRPHLAGAAGAALCGHALAAGWCVRIGSGRAVKATPDGERALSELLGIEAGTIR; this is encoded by the coding sequence ATGGCCCGCATGACACCGCACGGTCCGGCCGCGTCCCACCTCGCCGCCCTGGCCTCGCTGCTCGCCGACGAGACCCGCGCCGCTTTCTGCCTCGCCCTGCTCGACGGCCGCGCCTGGACGGCGGGCGAGCTGGCCCGGCATGCCGGAGTCGCCCCCTCGACGGCGAGCGAGCACCTGGGGAAGCTCGTCGCGGGCGGGCTGCTGACGCAGGAGCGCCAGGGCCGCCACCGCTACGTGCGGCTCGCCGGCAGCCGCACCGCCCGCCTCGTCGAGGAGCTGGCCGCCCACGCTCTGCCCGAGCGGGACGAGGAGCGTCCGCGGACCCTGCGCGCGGCGGGCATCAGCAGCGCGCTGGCCCGGGGGCGCACCTGCTACGACCATCTCGCCGGGCGGCTCGGCATCACGGTCACGGACGCGATGACCGTCCGGGGGCTGCTGCGCCAGGACACCGGGTTCGCCCTCACCGACGAGGGACTCGACTGGTTCGCGGCGCTGGGAATCGTCCTGGAGCCCGACGGGCGGCGGCCGCTCGCACGGGAGTGCCTGGACTGGACGGAGCGCCGCCCGCACCTGGCGGGGGCCGCCGGGGCCGCGCTGTGCGGTCACGCCCTGGCGGCGGGATGGTGCGTGCGCATCGGGTCCGGGCGCGCGGTGAAGGCCACGCCGGACGGGGAGCGTGCCCTGTCGGAACTGCTCGGAATCGAAGCCGGAACTATTCGGTAG
- a CDS encoding Zn-dependent alcohol dehydrogenase → MVRAAVLPAVGAPLEITDIELPEPGPGQVSISLAAAGVCHSDLSLTNGTMRLPVPAVLGHEGAGTVLSVGEGVTDVAPGDAVVLNWAPSCGNCFHCGIGEVWLCADALKGAANVHARTADGTELHPGLNVAAFAQETVVAANCVLPAPAGIPLTDAALLGCAVLTGYGAVHHSARVREGESVVVFGVGGVGLAVLQAARIAGASKIIAVDVSPEKEELARKAGATDYVIASDTTPRAIRKLTGGQGADVAVECVGRPATIRGAWESTRRGGRTTVVGIGGKDQVVSFNALEIFHWGRSLTGCVYGNSDPARDLPVLAEHIRAGRFDLSMLVTERIALDGIPAAFENMIAGKGGRALVVF, encoded by the coding sequence GTGGTCCGCGCCGCTGTACTGCCCGCCGTCGGAGCTCCCCTGGAGATCACCGACATCGAACTCCCCGAGCCCGGCCCCGGCCAGGTGAGCATCTCGCTCGCCGCCGCCGGTGTCTGCCATTCGGACCTGTCCCTGACGAACGGCACCATGCGGCTGCCCGTCCCCGCCGTCCTCGGCCACGAGGGCGCCGGTACGGTCCTGTCCGTCGGTGAAGGGGTGACCGATGTCGCCCCCGGCGACGCGGTCGTCCTCAACTGGGCGCCGTCCTGCGGGAACTGCTTCCACTGCGGCATCGGTGAGGTCTGGCTCTGCGCCGACGCGCTCAAGGGCGCGGCCAACGTCCACGCCCGCACCGCCGACGGCACGGAGCTCCACCCGGGGCTGAACGTCGCGGCGTTCGCGCAGGAGACCGTCGTCGCCGCGAACTGCGTGCTGCCCGCCCCGGCGGGCATCCCGCTCACCGACGCCGCGCTGCTCGGCTGCGCGGTCCTGACCGGATACGGGGCGGTGCACCACTCCGCCCGGGTCCGCGAGGGCGAGAGCGTCGTCGTGTTCGGGGTCGGCGGGGTCGGCCTCGCCGTCCTGCAGGCCGCGCGGATCGCCGGGGCATCGAAGATCATCGCGGTCGATGTCTCACCGGAGAAGGAGGAGCTCGCCCGCAAGGCGGGTGCCACCGACTACGTCATCGCCTCCGACACCACCCCGCGCGCGATCCGCAAACTCACCGGTGGCCAGGGCGCGGACGTCGCCGTGGAGTGCGTGGGGCGGCCCGCCACGATCCGCGGGGCCTGGGAGTCCACCCGCCGCGGCGGCCGCACCACGGTCGTCGGCATCGGCGGCAAGGACCAGGTGGTGTCCTTCAACGCCCTGGAGATCTTCCACTGGGGCCGGTCGCTCACGGGCTGTGTGTACGGGAACAGCGACCCGGCGCGCGACCTGCCGGTGCTCGCCGAGCACATCCGCGCCGGACGGTTCGACCTCTCCATGCTGGTGACGGAGCGGATCGCGCTGGACGGCATTCCGGCGGCCTTCGAGAACATGATCGCGGGCAAGGGCGGCCGCGCGCTGGTCGTCTTCTAG
- a CDS encoding DMT family transporter, with product MTTTPTSRRAAQTSPGRDWRAPAAACTTVVLWASAFVSIRSAGEAYSPGALALGRLLAGTLTLGAILLVRREGLPSRAAWPGIVGSGLLWFGLYMVALNWGEQQVDAGTAAMVVNIGPILIALLGAGLLGEGLPRRLLAGMAVSFAGAAVVGLSMSGHGSSSVLGVVLCLVAAVAYAGGVVSQKPALRHGSALQITTFGCLIGTVACLPFTGVLVSEAADAPVSATLNMVYLGVFPTALAFTTWAYALARTTAGRMGATTYAVPALVVLMSWLLLDEVPALLTVAGGLLCLAGVAVSRTRARRAEPREEPAARVP from the coding sequence ATGACGACGACACCGACATCGCGCCGTGCTGCGCAGACCTCTCCGGGACGCGACTGGCGGGCCCCCGCCGCCGCGTGCACCACGGTGGTCCTGTGGGCCTCCGCCTTCGTCTCCATCCGCAGCGCGGGCGAGGCGTACTCACCGGGAGCACTGGCGCTGGGCCGGCTACTCGCGGGGACGCTGACGCTCGGGGCGATCCTGCTCGTACGCCGGGAGGGGCTGCCGTCCCGGGCGGCGTGGCCGGGCATCGTGGGATCGGGGCTGCTGTGGTTCGGGCTGTACATGGTGGCGCTCAACTGGGGTGAGCAGCAGGTCGACGCGGGCACCGCCGCGATGGTGGTGAACATCGGCCCGATCCTGATCGCGCTGCTGGGCGCCGGGCTGCTCGGCGAGGGGCTGCCGCGAAGGCTGCTCGCGGGCATGGCCGTGTCGTTCGCGGGGGCCGCGGTGGTCGGTCTCTCCATGTCCGGGCACGGGAGTTCCTCGGTGCTCGGCGTGGTGCTCTGCCTCGTGGCCGCGGTGGCGTACGCGGGCGGTGTGGTCAGCCAGAAGCCCGCCCTGCGGCACGGATCCGCGCTGCAGATCACCACGTTCGGCTGTCTGATCGGTACGGTCGCCTGTCTGCCGTTCACCGGGGTGCTGGTCTCCGAGGCGGCCGACGCGCCGGTCTCCGCCACGCTGAACATGGTCTACCTGGGCGTCTTCCCGACGGCGCTGGCCTTCACCACCTGGGCCTACGCGCTGGCGCGTACCACCGCGGGCCGGATGGGCGCGACGACGTACGCGGTGCCCGCCCTGGTGGTGCTGATGTCGTGGCTGCTGCTCGACGAGGTACCCGCCCTGCTCACGGTCGCGGGCGGTCTGCTCTGTCTGGCCGGGGTGGCGGTCTCCCGTACCCGCGCGCGCCGGGCGGAACCCCGGGAGGAGCCGGCGGCCCGGGTCCCCTGA
- a CDS encoding acyl-CoA dehydrogenase family protein produces the protein MNLELSEEQAAVRELAENFVAREITPHVVEWDRAESVDKSIVKKLGSLGFLGLTVPEEYGGSGGDHLAYCLVTEELGRGDSSVRGIVSVSLGLVAKTIASWGSEEQKRQWLPRLTAGEAVGCFGLTEPGTGSDAGNLTTKAVRDGDDYVINGSKMFITNGTWADVVLLFARTNDTPGHRGISAFLVPADSPGLTRRTVHGKLGLRGQATAEIVLEDIRVPAATLLGPEGKGFSIAMSALAKGRMSVAAGCVGIAQAALDAAVRYAGEREQFGKSIASYQLVQELISDISVDVDAARMLTWRVADLVDRGQDFATAASTAKLFASEAAVRAANNALQVFGGYGYIDEYPVGKLVRDARVMTLYEGTSQIQKLIIGRALTGVSAF, from the coding sequence ATGAACCTGGAGCTGAGCGAGGAGCAGGCAGCTGTCCGGGAGCTCGCCGAGAACTTCGTCGCACGGGAGATCACCCCGCATGTCGTCGAGTGGGACCGTGCCGAGAGCGTCGACAAGTCGATCGTGAAGAAGCTGGGCTCCCTCGGCTTCCTCGGGCTGACCGTCCCCGAGGAGTACGGCGGCTCGGGCGGTGACCACCTCGCGTACTGCCTGGTGACCGAGGAGCTCGGGCGCGGAGACTCGTCCGTGCGCGGCATCGTGTCCGTCTCGCTCGGCCTGGTGGCCAAGACCATCGCCTCCTGGGGCAGCGAGGAGCAGAAGCGGCAGTGGCTGCCGAGGCTCACCGCCGGAGAGGCCGTGGGCTGCTTCGGCCTCACCGAGCCCGGTACCGGCTCCGACGCGGGGAACCTCACGACGAAGGCCGTGCGCGACGGGGACGACTACGTCATCAACGGCTCCAAGATGTTCATCACCAACGGCACCTGGGCCGATGTGGTGCTGCTCTTCGCCCGTACGAACGACACCCCCGGCCACCGGGGCATCTCCGCCTTCCTGGTGCCGGCCGACAGCCCCGGCCTGACCCGTCGCACCGTTCACGGCAAGCTCGGCCTGCGCGGCCAGGCGACGGCCGAGATCGTGCTGGAGGACATCCGCGTTCCCGCCGCCACGCTCCTGGGGCCGGAGGGCAAGGGCTTCTCCATCGCCATGTCCGCCCTGGCGAAGGGCCGGATGTCGGTCGCGGCAGGCTGCGTCGGCATCGCGCAGGCCGCCCTCGACGCCGCCGTACGGTACGCGGGCGAGCGCGAGCAGTTCGGCAAGTCCATCGCGAGCTACCAGCTCGTCCAGGAGCTGATCAGCGACATCTCCGTGGACGTCGACGCGGCGCGCATGCTGACCTGGCGCGTCGCCGACCTCGTCGACCGCGGTCAGGACTTCGCCACGGCCGCGTCCACGGCGAAGCTCTTCGCCTCCGAGGCGGCCGTCCGCGCCGCCAACAACGCCCTCCAGGTGTTCGGCGGCTACGGGTACATCGACGAGTACCCGGTCGGCAAGCTGGTCAGGGACGCCCGCGTGATGACCCTCTACGAGGGCACCAGCCAGATCCAGAAGCTGATCATCGGCCGCGCGCTCACGGGAGTCTCCGCCTTCTGA
- a CDS encoding YiaA/YiaB family inner membrane protein yields MSETTSVKQQSTAAFYGQAVLSFGVAMGAVALGIFFLDADAWVRAFLAIGVLYLVTSCFTLAKVIRDRQEAGQIISRVDQARLEKILAEHDPFQKL; encoded by the coding sequence ATGAGTGAGACAACATCGGTCAAGCAGCAGAGCACCGCCGCCTTCTACGGCCAGGCCGTCCTCTCCTTCGGAGTGGCCATGGGCGCGGTGGCCCTCGGTATCTTCTTCCTCGACGCCGACGCCTGGGTGCGCGCCTTCCTCGCCATCGGCGTCCTCTACCTCGTCACTTCGTGCTTCACTCTGGCCAAGGTCATCAGGGACCGTCAGGAGGCGGGGCAGATCATCAGCCGCGTCGACCAGGCCAGGCTGGAGAAGATCCTCGCCGAGCACGACCCCTTCCAGAAGCTCTGA
- a CDS encoding TetR/AcrR family transcriptional regulator — MARPRKPLLSRDRIVEAASALVDAEGLDAVSTRRLAAELGVSGPSLYNHFRNKDEILDAVADAVSAKVDLSMFEEADPRDWPAALHDWAVSYRAALAAHPHIVPVLAQGPGRRPAGLRVADAVFGAMVRAGWPPAQATYIGALMRYFITGSALGSFARGFVDDETAYDPADYPHLGQAHLLADRRQQVDEGAFETGLRALLDGLALQYEQTAPNGTLRHAPNGR, encoded by the coding sequence ATGGCCCGACCGCGCAAGCCCCTCCTCAGCAGAGACCGCATCGTCGAGGCGGCGAGCGCGCTCGTCGACGCCGAGGGGCTCGACGCCGTCTCGACCCGCAGGCTCGCGGCCGAGCTGGGGGTCAGCGGACCCTCGCTCTACAACCACTTCCGCAACAAGGACGAGATCCTCGACGCGGTGGCCGACGCCGTGTCCGCGAAGGTCGATCTGTCGATGTTCGAGGAGGCCGACCCCCGCGACTGGCCTGCCGCCCTGCACGACTGGGCGGTCTCCTACCGCGCGGCCCTCGCCGCGCACCCGCACATCGTCCCGGTGCTGGCCCAGGGACCCGGCCGCAGACCGGCCGGCCTGCGGGTCGCCGACGCCGTCTTCGGCGCGATGGTGCGGGCCGGCTGGCCGCCCGCCCAGGCGACCTACATCGGCGCGCTGATGCGCTACTTCATCACCGGCTCGGCGCTCGGCTCCTTCGCCCGCGGATTCGTCGACGACGAGACGGCGTACGACCCCGCCGACTACCCCCACCTCGGCCAGGCCCACCTGCTGGCCGACCGCCGCCAGCAGGTCGACGAGGGCGCCTTCGAGACAGGGCTGCGGGCCCTGCTGGACGGCCTCGCGCTGCAGTACGAGCAGACCGCGCCGAACGGCACGCTTCGGCACGCGCCGAACGGTCGCTGA